In one window of Ptiloglossa arizonensis isolate GNS036 chromosome 5, iyPtiAriz1_principal, whole genome shotgun sequence DNA:
- the LOC143147271 gene encoding uncharacterized protein LOC143147271, with the protein MVTVGRRLILLWAIVLWTCVLGLQRPPPRYSQQYMPETSFNCRNKIVGSYYADPETDCQVFHVCVSVSGTIQDYKFLCPNDTAFDQESQTCADWYDVDCEAATLYYASDNFDLYRIGSGLESPHYDSIRSDAEPQDHLQRSETSDPVRSSANTLNRVSSTGYNANNNRDLRGSGSGNFYNNRNGKEEDYENEKTYKDENLAQETRKKTGVRKISRKQQFTENGDNNYASSSTVAAPPAINNQNTYTGFYSGGNYNQRANGFVPSTSTRPQENYNRNQNTQRYNAQSSTYRPSTNYQDNYNFQSPSTTTRTTVYNAYNANSNYNQQSTGSFSPSTTVKSTSYNKNYQNYNNGGQFVQSTTLQPSTNYQSNDYTNYQRNYNNIQRGNNNVPFQSTTPAPTVYDNTYNNNNNNNVNNNNNNNNNNNNNSNNNGQFRSGTSTRQDIAQATTKYFPSYASSSYAPTTYSPATKKYIANDNSQVQTSLRNNESGQYYEKTSQPIKSSSQYYDSTKAPKKATQYNNYDGTNGKYYTETSTSNYDLARSSVGIGFSPASINHLAETPRSTTPVPRRISTATTYNPNNFNSNTQRPPQSPTTPRGSTYVSGSARPFSSTTRLPATSTPRPKSGKKSDYDYAYYDNTAGLEYDSLDLEHVTGNKESTKIARN; encoded by the exons ATGGTAACCGTAGGACGACGTTTGATACTTCTCTGGG CGATCGTATTGTGGACCTGCGTCCTCGGGCTTCAACGGCCACCACCCAGGTACTCCCAGCAATACATGCCGGAAACTTCCTTCAATTGTCGCAATAAGATCGTAGGAAGCTATTACGCCGACCCTGAGACCGACTGTCAAGTGTTCCACGTTTGCGTGTCCGTGTCGGGCACCATTCAGGATTACAA GTTCTTATGTCCGAACGACACCGCGTTTGACCAAGAGAGTCAAACCTGCGCGGACTGGTACGACGTGGACTGCGAGGCAGCCACCCTCTACTATGCCAGCGACAACTTCGATTTGTACAGAATCGGATCCGGACTGGAATCGCCGCACTACGACAGTATACGAAGCGATGCCGAACCCCAAGATCACCTGCAACGCAGCGAGACAAGTGACCCCGTTCGTTCGTCCGCCAATACACTGAACCGAGTCTCCTCTACCGGTTACAACGCGAACAACAACCGTGATCTGCGCGGCAGCGGCAGCGGTAACTTCTACAATAACAGAAACGGCAAGGAGGAGGATTACGAGAACGAGAAAACGTACAAGGACGAGAATCTGGCACAGGAGACCAGAAAGAAAACGGGCGTCAGGAAGATCAGCAGGAAGCAACAGTTCACCGAGAACGGGGACAACAATTACGCCTCGTCCAGCACCGTCGCTGCACCACCGGCGATCAACAATCAGAACACTTACACCGGTTTCTACAGCGGCGGTAACTACAATCAACGAGCGAATGGTTTTGTACCCTCGACCAGTACCAGACCGCAGGAGAATTACAACAGAAACCAGAACACCCAACGATACAACGCGCAATCGTCGACGTACAGGCCCAGCACGAATTACCAGGACAATTACAATTTCCAGTCACCGAGCACCACGACGAGGACGACCGTCTACAATGCGTACAATGCTAATTCCAATTACAATCAACAGAGCACCGGCAGTTTTAGTCCGAGTACAACAGTGAAATCGACCAGCTACAACAAGAATTATCAGAATTACAACAACGGTGGCCAGTTTGTGCAATCCACGACCCTGCAACCCAGCACCAATTACCAATCGAACGATTACACGAATTATCAGAGAAATTACAACAACATTCAACGTGGAAATAACAATGTACCGTTTCAGTCCACGACACCTGCACCCACTGTATACGACAATACttacaataacaataacaataacaatgttaataataataataataataacaacaacaataataacaacagcaacaacaatggGCAATTTAGAAGCGGTACGTCTACAAGGCAAGACATCGCTCAGGCAACCACAAAGTATTTCCCGAGTTACGCAAGCAGTAGCTACGCGCCAACTACTTACAGCCCAGCCACAAAAAAATACATTGCTAATGACAACAGTCAAGTTCAAACCTCTCTGAGGAATAACGAAAGTGGACAGTATTACGAGAAGACTAGCCAACCGATTAAAAGTTCGTCCCAATATTACGATAGTACCAAGGCACCAAAGAAGGCTACACAGTACAACAATTACGACGGGACCAATGGAAAATATTACACCGAGACCAGCACGAGTAACTACGATCTTGCAAGATCGTCCGTTGGAATTGGATTCAGTCCTGCGAGTATCAACCATCTGGCTGAAACACCACGATCCACTACTCCTGTGCCAAG AAGGATCTCTACGGCTACCACGTACAATCCGAATAACTTCAACTCGAATACGCAGAGGCCGCCACAGTCGCCGACTACTCCCCGTGGAAGCACCTACGTCAGCGGATCCGCGAGACCTTTCTCGTCCACGACGAGACTGCCCGCTACTAGTACACCGCGACCAAAATCTGGAAAGAAATCCGATTACGATTACGCTTACTACGATAACACCGCTGGCCTCGAATACGACAGCCTCGACTTGGAGCACGTAACCGGGAACAAAGAATCGACGAAGATCGCGAGGAattga